In Horticoccus luteus, the following proteins share a genomic window:
- a CDS encoding glycosyltransferase family 9 protein yields the protein MIELLIIKPSSLGDIVQALQVATSLKAQRDDLRISWIVRDIFAPLVRACEAVDEVFVFERSGGTKGFLRLMREVRRTKFDYVFDLQGLLRTGLMTSRTIAKKKVGRTDAREWSSLFYDEKVPLPPNGRKSHALEILLQFCGVLGAKPELRGTLKFRAPEGLNLKFVEGRSGGKPVLMFPDSRRAEKCWHGFKQLTEMVLRSDRNRKVVWAGSNVVADRGAFPAAQFLNLTGNTSLLSLPALVKSADWVISNDSGPMHLAAALGVRTLAIFGPTDPRLYGPFPPDAPTNHVIQAPVGALKLLTAKDVFARLQKLEGKGSRGRRSE from the coding sequence AAACCTTCCTCGCTGGGCGACATCGTCCAGGCGCTGCAAGTCGCGACGTCGTTGAAGGCGCAGCGTGACGATTTGCGCATTTCGTGGATCGTGCGCGACATCTTCGCGCCGTTGGTGCGGGCGTGCGAAGCGGTGGATGAAGTTTTTGTCTTCGAGCGCAGCGGCGGCACGAAAGGGTTTTTGCGCCTGATGCGGGAGGTGCGGCGAACGAAATTCGATTACGTTTTTGATCTGCAAGGGTTGCTGCGCACGGGTTTGATGACCTCGCGGACGATCGCGAAAAAGAAAGTCGGCCGCACCGACGCGCGGGAGTGGTCGAGTTTGTTTTACGACGAGAAAGTGCCGTTGCCGCCGAATGGGCGGAAGAGCCACGCGCTGGAGATCTTGCTGCAGTTTTGCGGCGTGCTGGGGGCAAAGCCGGAATTGCGGGGCACATTGAAATTTCGTGCGCCGGAAGGGTTGAATCTGAAGTTCGTCGAAGGGCGGAGCGGCGGGAAGCCGGTGCTGATGTTTCCGGACAGCCGGCGCGCGGAGAAATGCTGGCATGGGTTCAAGCAACTCACGGAGATGGTGTTGCGCTCCGACCGCAACCGCAAGGTCGTGTGGGCGGGGAGCAATGTCGTCGCGGATCGCGGGGCATTTCCCGCCGCGCAGTTCCTGAATCTGACCGGCAACACGAGCCTGCTGTCGCTGCCTGCGTTGGTGAAGAGCGCGGATTGGGTCATTTCCAATGACAGCGGACCGATGCATCTGGCGGCGGCGTTGGGCGTGCGCACGCTGGCGATATTTGGGCCGACCGACCCGCGGCTCTATGGCCCGTTTCCGCCGGACGCGCCGACGAATCATGTGATTCAGGCGCCGGTCGGCGCGTTGAAATTACTGACGGCGAAGGATGTCTTCGCGCGTTTGCAGAAACTCGAAGGCAAAGGCTCGCGAGGCCGCCGCAGCGAATAA
- the serS gene encoding serine--tRNA ligase, with protein MLDPKLLRDSPDIVRAAIAKKHLDIDLDAVLAVDTAWRTRLIEVEHLRAQQKAANAEMAALPKGSPEFIAKVQEMKTVAARAKEGDAKLKELEEKWREALLSLPNLPHSSVPEGRTPEENVVYALHGAQDAAYPAARPHWEIPGFERLFDFARGAKVTGAGFPFFIGDGARLVRALLQFFLEEDTRAGYVEVAPPIFVNEASATATGQLPDKEGQMYETTDRLFAVPTAEVPLTNFFRDEILDEEALPVYRCAYTPCFRREAGSYGKDVRGLNRVHQFDKVELLKWVHPESSYVELDKLREDAERLIQKLELPYRVLLMCGGDLGFAQAKKYDLEVWAGGQKRWLEVSSCSNFETFQARRAQIRFRSKESGKPELVHTLNGSGLAVPRIVAALLENNLQPDGTVRIPAALVPYFGKETLRFA; from the coding sequence ATGCTCGATCCCAAACTTCTCCGCGATTCGCCGGACATCGTCCGCGCCGCCATCGCCAAAAAGCACCTCGATATCGATCTCGATGCGGTCCTCGCCGTCGATACTGCGTGGCGCACGCGTTTGATCGAGGTGGAGCATTTGCGCGCCCAACAGAAGGCCGCGAATGCAGAAATGGCGGCGCTGCCGAAAGGGTCGCCCGAATTCATCGCGAAGGTGCAGGAGATGAAAACCGTCGCCGCCCGCGCGAAGGAAGGCGACGCGAAGCTGAAGGAGTTGGAGGAGAAATGGCGCGAGGCATTGCTTTCGCTGCCCAACCTGCCGCACAGCTCGGTGCCGGAAGGGCGCACGCCGGAGGAGAACGTGGTCTATGCCTTGCACGGCGCTCAGGATGCGGCGTATCCCGCGGCGCGTCCGCATTGGGAGATTCCGGGGTTCGAGCGGCTTTTCGATTTTGCGCGTGGCGCCAAGGTGACGGGGGCAGGTTTCCCGTTCTTCATCGGCGATGGGGCGCGGTTGGTGCGGGCGCTGTTGCAATTTTTTTTGGAGGAGGACACGCGGGCGGGTTACGTGGAGGTGGCGCCGCCGATCTTCGTGAATGAAGCGAGTGCCACGGCGACCGGGCAGTTGCCTGACAAGGAAGGCCAGATGTATGAGACGACCGACCGGCTCTTCGCCGTGCCGACGGCGGAGGTGCCGCTCACGAATTTTTTCCGCGACGAGATTTTGGACGAAGAGGCGCTGCCGGTCTATCGGTGCGCTTACACGCCGTGTTTCCGCCGCGAGGCGGGGAGCTACGGCAAGGATGTGCGCGGACTGAATCGGGTGCATCAATTCGACAAGGTGGAGCTGCTCAAGTGGGTCCATCCGGAGTCGAGTTACGTCGAACTCGACAAACTGCGGGAAGATGCCGAGCGGTTGATCCAAAAACTCGAACTGCCTTATCGCGTGCTGCTGATGTGCGGTGGCGATCTGGGTTTTGCGCAGGCGAAAAAATACGATTTGGAAGTCTGGGCGGGCGGGCAGAAGCGGTGGCTGGAAGTCTCCAGTTGCAGCAATTTCGAGACGTTTCAGGCGCGGCGGGCGCAGATCCGGTTTCGCAGCAAGGAGAGTGGGAAACCGGAGCTGGTGCACACGTTGAACGGCTCGGGGCTGGCGGTGCCGCGCATTGTGGCGGCGTTGCTGGAAAATAATCTCCAGCCGGATGGCACGGTACGCATCCCGGCGGCGCTCGTGCCGTATTTCGGCAAAGAGACGTTGCGGTTTGCGTAG
- the tilS gene encoding tRNA lysidine(34) synthetase TilS, with product MARRLIDWPSAAVRLAEVLPRERLHPRVVAWAVHPRNRATPWTVALSGGADSLSVLLLLWGLWPEQRRRLRVVHFDHRLRGRSSMMDARFCAEVCHGLGLALKMGRWDERPLKVSEATARAARMAFFDQVLERQKESAIWFGHQQDDIAETLLMRLARGSGTAGLAAPRPVQAISRRRVHLRPLLTLSKAEITQALTGANIPWREDASNARATFLRNRIRRSVVPAWSEAVAGRNVLQGAALARELIEEDDAALEEWTERLPLFTPAGALRLAAIAGCPRAVKRRALARWLAQHQLVRALSRQAVDALLQAIERGGAARHSVGRDVFAVIRRGLLCIERRKVVKAQR from the coding sequence ATGGCGCGGCGCCTCATCGACTGGCCGTCGGCCGCGGTCCGACTGGCGGAGGTGTTACCGCGCGAGCGGCTGCACCCGCGGGTAGTCGCGTGGGCTGTGCACCCGAGAAATCGGGCGACGCCCTGGACGGTGGCGCTTTCGGGCGGCGCCGACTCGCTGAGTGTGCTGCTGCTGCTGTGGGGCCTTTGGCCCGAGCAGCGGCGCAGACTTCGCGTTGTGCATTTTGATCACCGGTTGCGCGGACGTTCATCGATGATGGACGCACGGTTTTGCGCCGAGGTCTGTCACGGGCTCGGGTTGGCCTTGAAAATGGGCCGATGGGACGAGCGGCCGTTGAAAGTGAGTGAAGCCACGGCGCGCGCGGCGCGAATGGCGTTTTTCGATCAGGTCCTCGAGCGGCAGAAAGAGAGCGCAATCTGGTTCGGCCACCAGCAGGACGATATTGCAGAGACACTCTTGATGCGCCTGGCGCGCGGCAGCGGAACCGCAGGCTTGGCGGCGCCGCGCCCGGTGCAGGCGATTTCCCGAAGGCGCGTGCACCTCCGACCGTTGTTGACGTTGAGCAAAGCAGAAATCACGCAGGCGCTAACGGGGGCCAACATTCCGTGGCGCGAAGATGCATCGAATGCACGCGCGACGTTTCTAAGAAATCGGATCCGGCGCAGCGTGGTGCCGGCGTGGAGCGAAGCTGTCGCCGGGCGCAATGTCCTTCAAGGGGCGGCGCTCGCGCGGGAGTTGATCGAAGAGGACGATGCGGCGTTGGAAGAGTGGACGGAGAGGCTGCCGCTGTTCACTCCGGCGGGCGCGCTGCGGCTGGCCGCGATCGCCGGGTGCCCGCGGGCGGTCAAGCGCCGCGCGTTGGCCCGGTGGCTGGCGCAGCACCAGCTTGTGCGAGCGCTTTCGCGTCAGGCGGTGGACGCGTTATTGCAGGCGATCGAGCGTGGGGGGGCGGCGCGCCACAGCGTGGGACGCGATGTATTCGCAGTGATCCGCCGTGGCTTACTGTGCATCGAACGCCGCAAGGTCGTTAAGGCCCAACGCTAA
- the ftsH gene encoding ATP-dependent zinc metalloprotease FtsH, with protein sequence MPEVDNKKKRRPLKNLPPDRFQPKVLFIWFAIFVAAMALLYWTPGRMTSPATLKIQQVVELAEGGKIKEGVIRPDASGGRDWAVVTGELKESIPEAPGSSTMTKQFRAAGRLTDSNMERLQKAQVFAEQPATTLLTQIAAQVVPFLIIIGLLYFLFVRQLKQAGRGALSFGKSRAKLLTRDRDKVTFADVAGCDEAKEEVAEVVEFLKDPKKFTKMGGRIPKGILMVGPPGTGKTLLAKAVAGEAEVPFFSISGSDFVEMFVGVGASRVRDMFEQGRKNAPCLIFIDEIDAVGRQRGAGLGGGNDEREQTLNSLLVEMDGFDTTEGVIIIAATNRPDVLDSALLRPGRFDRQIYVDLPDLVGREQILRVHARKISLAENVELSIIARGTPGLSGAELANLLNEAALLAARRNKKKVEMIDVDDAREKVQFGRERRRLMDDEEKKLTAFHEAGHALVQGVLDDGYLPVHKVTIIPRGRSLGSTMFIPKKDVLTHAKQRMLNQIAMGLGGRIAEETVLGDISSGAAGDIKQVTKIARHMVCDWGMSPLGPIAYGDNHDTVFLGREITRNEKYSEETARRIDEEIRRIIDEQYQRATQIITERRDALEKIANALIEFETIEGKHVLEILQHGNIQTPVFRDPLTKQDTKPVEKRPPEKNAAADTLPGSSPAPTPA encoded by the coding sequence ATGCCTGAAGTGGACAACAAGAAGAAGCGTCGGCCTTTAAAGAATCTGCCGCCAGATCGTTTTCAGCCGAAAGTGCTATTTATCTGGTTCGCGATTTTCGTCGCGGCCATGGCGCTGCTGTATTGGACGCCCGGGCGGATGACGTCGCCGGCGACGCTGAAGATTCAGCAGGTGGTCGAGCTCGCTGAAGGCGGCAAAATCAAGGAAGGCGTGATCCGACCGGACGCGAGCGGCGGGCGCGACTGGGCGGTTGTCACCGGCGAGTTGAAGGAGTCGATCCCGGAAGCCCCGGGCAGCAGCACGATGACGAAACAGTTTCGCGCGGCGGGGCGGCTGACGGATTCAAACATGGAGCGTTTGCAGAAGGCGCAGGTGTTCGCGGAGCAACCGGCGACGACGCTGCTCACGCAAATCGCGGCGCAGGTGGTGCCTTTCCTGATCATTATCGGACTGCTGTATTTTCTCTTTGTGCGGCAGCTCAAGCAGGCGGGCCGCGGGGCATTGAGCTTCGGCAAAAGCCGCGCCAAACTACTCACGCGCGATCGTGACAAAGTGACTTTTGCTGACGTGGCGGGTTGCGACGAAGCGAAGGAAGAAGTGGCCGAGGTCGTCGAATTTCTGAAGGACCCGAAGAAGTTCACCAAGATGGGCGGCCGGATTCCGAAAGGCATTCTGATGGTCGGGCCTCCGGGCACCGGTAAGACGTTGCTGGCGAAAGCCGTGGCCGGGGAGGCGGAGGTGCCGTTCTTCTCGATCAGCGGATCGGATTTCGTCGAAATGTTTGTCGGCGTGGGCGCCAGCCGCGTGCGCGACATGTTTGAGCAGGGCCGTAAGAATGCGCCCTGTCTCATCTTCATCGATGAAATCGATGCGGTGGGCCGTCAGCGCGGTGCGGGCCTCGGCGGCGGCAACGACGAACGCGAGCAGACGTTGAATTCCCTCCTGGTTGAGATGGATGGCTTCGACACCACCGAGGGCGTGATCATCATTGCCGCGACGAACCGGCCGGATGTGCTCGACAGTGCGCTGCTGCGCCCGGGGCGCTTCGACCGCCAGATTTACGTGGACCTGCCGGATTTGGTGGGGCGGGAACAGATTCTTCGCGTTCACGCGCGGAAGATCTCGTTGGCGGAGAATGTCGAACTCTCGATCATCGCACGCGGGACGCCGGGCCTCTCCGGTGCCGAACTCGCCAATTTGTTAAACGAAGCGGCGCTGCTCGCCGCGCGGCGCAATAAAAAGAAGGTTGAGATGATCGATGTGGATGATGCCCGCGAGAAAGTGCAGTTTGGTCGCGAACGCCGTCGTTTGATGGACGACGAGGAGAAGAAACTGACGGCGTTTCACGAGGCGGGACATGCCTTGGTACAGGGGGTGCTCGATGACGGCTATCTGCCAGTCCACAAAGTAACAATCATCCCGCGCGGGCGCAGCCTTGGCAGCACGATGTTTATCCCGAAAAAGGATGTGCTTACCCACGCGAAACAACGGATGTTGAATCAAATCGCCATGGGTTTGGGCGGCCGGATCGCCGAGGAAACGGTGCTGGGCGACATCTCGAGCGGGGCCGCGGGCGACATCAAGCAGGTGACGAAAATCGCGCGTCACATGGTGTGCGATTGGGGCATGAGCCCGTTGGGCCCGATCGCTTACGGAGACAACCACGACACCGTGTTTCTCGGGCGGGAAATCACGCGGAACGAGAAATATTCGGAGGAGACTGCGCGTCGGATCGACGAGGAAATTCGGCGCATCATCGATGAGCAATATCAGCGCGCCACGCAGATCATCACCGAACGGCGCGACGCGTTGGAGAAGATCGCGAATGCGTTGATCGAATTCGAGACGATCGAGGGCAAACACGTCTTGGAGATTCTCCAGCACGGAAATATCCAGACGCCGGTTTTTCGCGATCCGCTCACGAAGCAGGACACCAAGCCGGTCGAAAAGCGTCCGCCGGAGAAGAATGCGGCAGCCGATACGCTTCCCGGGTCCAGTCCGGCACCGACGCCCGCTTGA
- a CDS encoding UDP-glucose 6-dehydrogenase, with translation MKICCIGAGYVGGPTMAMIALKAPDITVTVVDMNAARIAAWNSDTLPIYEPGLDEVVREARGRNLHFSTDVRGAIKDSDIIFVAVNTPTKTYGVGSGRAADLRFIESVARTIAEVADGPKIIVEKSTIPVKTAETIKDILAANTRGAKFQVLSNPEFLAEGTAVADLISPDRVLIGGERVPDGDAAVQKLVDVYARWVPRERIITTNLWSSELSKLVANAFLAQRISSINSISALCEATGADVDEVANAIGKDSRIGSKFLKASVGFGGSCFQKDILNLVYLCEHFGLPEVASYWESVVKMNDWQKHRFAGRIVRALFNTVADKKIAVLGFAFKKDTNDTRESAAINICRDLLSEHARVVVYDPKVPADEIRRDVLGGAKKEGAQELPEERLSVAQSAYEAAKGAHAIAIVTEWDEFKTLDYGKIHEAMAKPAFIFDGRNILDLAKLTAIGFRAHGIGKSA, from the coding sequence ATGAAAATTTGTTGCATTGGCGCAGGTTACGTAGGCGGCCCGACCATGGCCATGATCGCGCTCAAGGCGCCGGACATCACCGTGACGGTGGTGGATATGAACGCGGCGCGGATCGCGGCGTGGAATTCCGACACGCTGCCCATCTACGAGCCGGGACTTGATGAAGTGGTGCGCGAAGCCCGCGGGAGAAACCTGCATTTTTCCACCGACGTGCGCGGTGCCATCAAAGACTCTGACATCATTTTCGTGGCGGTGAACACGCCGACTAAAACCTACGGAGTGGGGAGCGGACGCGCGGCCGACCTCCGATTTATCGAGTCCGTGGCGCGCACCATCGCCGAGGTGGCGGACGGTCCCAAGATCATCGTCGAAAAGTCCACCATTCCGGTGAAAACGGCGGAGACGATCAAAGACATCCTCGCCGCCAACACGCGGGGAGCGAAGTTTCAGGTGTTGTCCAATCCGGAGTTCCTGGCAGAGGGCACGGCGGTGGCGGATCTCATCAGCCCGGATCGCGTCTTGATTGGCGGCGAGCGTGTGCCGGACGGCGACGCGGCGGTGCAAAAGCTCGTCGATGTTTACGCACGCTGGGTGCCTCGCGAGCGGATCATCACAACTAATCTGTGGTCGTCGGAGCTCTCAAAATTGGTGGCCAACGCGTTTCTGGCGCAGCGCATCTCCTCGATCAACTCGATCTCCGCGTTATGTGAGGCGACCGGCGCGGATGTTGATGAAGTGGCTAATGCGATCGGAAAGGATAGCCGGATCGGCTCGAAGTTTTTGAAGGCGAGCGTCGGCTTCGGTGGCTCCTGCTTTCAAAAAGATATCCTGAACCTCGTCTACCTGTGCGAGCACTTCGGACTGCCCGAGGTGGCTTCGTATTGGGAAAGTGTCGTCAAGATGAACGACTGGCAGAAACACCGGTTCGCCGGTCGGATCGTGCGCGCACTTTTCAACACGGTGGCCGACAAGAAAATCGCGGTGCTGGGTTTTGCGTTCAAGAAGGACACCAACGACACGCGCGAATCCGCGGCGATCAATATCTGTCGCGATCTGCTTTCGGAGCACGCCCGGGTGGTGGTGTATGATCCTAAAGTGCCGGCGGATGAAATCCGGCGCGACGTGCTGGGCGGAGCGAAAAAGGAAGGTGCCCAGGAGTTGCCGGAGGAGCGGTTAAGTGTCGCGCAGAGCGCCTACGAGGCTGCGAAAGGCGCGCACGCGATTGCGATCGTCACCGAGTGGGATGAGTTCAAGACGCTCGATTACGGAAAGATCCACGAAGCGATGGCGAAACCCGCGTTCATCTTCGACGGCCGAAATATCCTCGACCTGGCAAAGTTGACGGCGATCGGTTTTCGGGCGCACGGCATCGGTAAGTCTGCGTAA
- the glnS gene encoding glutamine--tRNA ligase encodes MTVEPTESGPTPGAPSDFIRDIVAQHVAEKRYSKIVTRFPPEPNGYLHLGHARSICLNFGIARENDGQCNLRFDDTNPVKEDIEYVDAIVADIQWLIAGWADHCLGFKPKGAHPARITTDGRPDYLLAAVPPGPGTEAFFASDYFEQLFEYAVTLIEKGRAYVCDLTPEETDQYRGAPDQPGRDSPWRNRSVAENLDLFRRMRAGEFPNGARSLRAKIDMASPNVWLRDPLLYRIRHIPHHHAGDKWCIYPLYDYAHCLSDYLEGITHSFCSLEFVVHRPLYDWVLESLDLPRPLPHQYEFGKLLPSFTIMSKRNLLRLVQEKFVRGWDDPRLPTLTGLRRRGVTAASLRRFVIGTGVTTYQGIVDLALFEHVVRDDLNQSAIRRFGVLRPIKLVLTNLAADEVIECEAVNDPQSAAPSSRKMALTREVFIESDDFAEIPPPKYFRLKPGGEVRLKYACLIKCEEVVKDATGQLVELRCTADLTTRAGGPNADRKVKGTIHWVSATQAVDAEVRLYDRLFTVPEPASEPDFTTVLNPHSLEIVTAKLEPALATATPDERYQFERLGYFTVDAKDSQPGKLVFNRTLTLKDTSAKPAVQKS; translated from the coding sequence ATGACCGTCGAGCCCACTGAATCTGGCCCCACGCCTGGCGCGCCCAGCGATTTTATTCGCGACATCGTTGCCCAGCACGTCGCGGAGAAGCGCTACTCGAAGATTGTCACGCGGTTTCCGCCCGAGCCCAACGGATACCTCCATCTCGGCCACGCCCGGTCCATCTGTCTGAATTTCGGTATCGCCCGCGAAAACGACGGCCAGTGCAACCTGCGCTTCGACGACACCAACCCGGTCAAAGAAGACATCGAATACGTCGACGCCATCGTTGCTGACATCCAGTGGCTCATCGCCGGTTGGGCTGACCATTGTCTTGGTTTTAAACCCAAAGGCGCCCACCCCGCGCGCATCACCACGGATGGCCGCCCCGACTATTTGCTGGCCGCGGTTCCTCCCGGGCCCGGCACCGAAGCGTTTTTCGCGTCAGACTATTTTGAGCAACTGTTCGAATACGCGGTCACCTTGATCGAGAAAGGCCGCGCCTATGTTTGCGACCTCACCCCCGAGGAAACCGATCAGTATCGCGGTGCCCCTGATCAGCCCGGGCGCGACAGCCCGTGGCGCAACCGCTCCGTGGCGGAAAATCTCGACCTGTTCCGCCGGATGCGCGCCGGAGAATTCCCCAATGGCGCCCGTTCCTTGCGCGCCAAAATCGACATGGCCTCGCCGAATGTCTGGTTGCGCGATCCCCTGCTTTACCGCATTCGCCACATCCCGCATCATCATGCCGGCGACAAGTGGTGCATCTATCCGCTTTACGATTATGCGCACTGCCTGAGCGACTACCTCGAAGGCATTACACACAGCTTTTGCTCCCTCGAATTCGTCGTCCACCGCCCGCTCTACGATTGGGTGCTCGAGAGTCTCGACCTGCCCCGGCCGCTGCCGCACCAATACGAATTTGGCAAGCTCCTCCCGAGCTTTACCATCATGAGCAAACGCAACCTCCTCCGCCTCGTGCAGGAGAAATTTGTGCGGGGCTGGGATGATCCGCGTCTGCCCACGCTCACCGGTCTCCGCCGCCGCGGTGTCACCGCCGCCTCGCTCCGCCGCTTCGTGATCGGCACCGGTGTCACGACTTACCAAGGCATCGTCGATCTCGCGCTTTTCGAGCACGTCGTGCGCGACGATTTGAATCAATCCGCCATCCGCCGCTTCGGCGTGCTGCGTCCCATCAAGCTCGTGCTCACGAACCTCGCTGCCGATGAGGTGATCGAATGCGAGGCCGTCAACGACCCGCAATCCGCCGCGCCTTCCTCGCGGAAGATGGCGCTCACGCGCGAAGTATTCATCGAAAGCGACGATTTCGCCGAAATTCCACCGCCGAAATATTTCCGCCTGAAGCCCGGCGGTGAGGTCCGGCTCAAATACGCCTGCCTCATCAAATGCGAGGAAGTCGTGAAAGACGCCACCGGCCAGCTCGTCGAATTGCGCTGCACCGCCGATCTCACCACCCGAGCCGGCGGCCCCAACGCAGACCGCAAAGTCAAAGGCACCATCCATTGGGTGAGCGCCACGCAAGCCGTCGACGCGGAAGTGCGGCTCTACGACCGCCTTTTCACGGTTCCCGAGCCAGCGTCGGAGCCCGACTTTACCACGGTCTTGAATCCGCACTCCCTCGAAATTGTGACGGCAAAACTGGAGCCCGCCCTCGCCACTGCCACGCCCGACGAGCGTTATCAATTCGAGCGCCTCGGCTATTTCACGGTGGACGCCAAAGACTCGCAGCCAGGCAAACTGGTCTTCAACCGCACCCTGACGCTGAAAGACACATCGGCCAAACCGGCCGTGCAAAAGAGCTAA
- a CDS encoding putative manganese-dependent inorganic diphosphatase — protein MTAAGPSSPLTYVVGHRNPDADAICSAIAYAAYKTACGEHGYVPARCGNSNARIDTILSRFHHPLPLYLSDVSPRVHDLMTTEVVSVPPTATCAEALEFIDRFDLRVLPVVDENRRLAGTVSVFTLGHFFLPKVNEPKLMRKVHTSLADLARALRARVLHMVEENRTEDLFVRIGAMDITSFWRISQAEGIPPGQSAIIVGDRVDIQNKSMDIGVRLLVITGNLPVSDEVVARARACGVSLIVSPYDSATTAWVIRTAGRISKLMDTNFTIVSPDTRIADMRKKLAVSSAPAYMVLADDGRLLGVLSKSDILRPVPTRLVLVDHNELTQAVPGADEVMITEIIDHHRLGPLATPQPILFLNEPIGSTSTIVAGLFRSSGHTPDPDLAGLMMSGIISDTLLLQSPTSTSKDAQLLDWLSSIAQVQPKELAELIFSSGSVILASAPAKVVRSDFKIYEEDGVQFSVSQVEELGFNNFWANAKNLAEALTELTHSENLAFACLLVTDINTQNSLMLVKGDPEVIRRISYSHVEQDRVFDLPGVVSRKKQLIPYLTSLLKEMTAEGVLPSPARNRHG, from the coding sequence ATGACAGCCGCCGGGCCTTCCTCGCCTTTGACCTACGTGGTCGGACATCGCAACCCCGATGCCGACGCGATCTGCTCCGCCATTGCCTACGCCGCCTACAAAACGGCGTGCGGCGAACACGGTTACGTGCCGGCGCGGTGCGGCAACTCCAACGCGCGCATCGATACGATTCTCTCGCGGTTTCACCACCCGCTGCCGCTCTACCTGAGCGACGTCTCCCCGCGCGTTCACGATTTGATGACGACCGAAGTCGTCTCCGTGCCGCCGACCGCCACCTGCGCGGAAGCCTTGGAGTTCATCGATCGCTTTGACCTGCGCGTGCTGCCCGTCGTCGATGAAAATCGTCGTCTCGCGGGCACAGTCTCGGTGTTCACGCTGGGGCACTTCTTTCTTCCCAAGGTTAATGAGCCAAAGCTCATGCGGAAAGTGCATACGAGCCTGGCCGACTTGGCGCGCGCGCTGCGCGCCCGCGTGCTGCACATGGTCGAGGAAAACCGCACCGAAGACCTCTTCGTTCGCATCGGCGCCATGGACATAACGTCGTTCTGGCGCATTTCGCAGGCCGAAGGCATTCCGCCCGGTCAGTCCGCGATTATCGTCGGCGACCGCGTGGACATTCAGAACAAGTCCATGGACATCGGCGTGCGGTTGCTCGTCATCACCGGCAACCTGCCCGTCTCCGACGAAGTCGTCGCCCGGGCCCGCGCTTGCGGCGTCAGCCTCATCGTTAGTCCGTATGATTCGGCCACCACCGCGTGGGTGATTCGCACCGCGGGGCGAATCTCGAAACTGATGGATACCAACTTCACCATCGTCAGCCCCGACACCCGCATCGCCGACATGCGGAAGAAACTCGCCGTCTCCTCCGCCCCGGCTTACATGGTCCTCGCCGACGACGGCCGGCTCCTCGGCGTGCTGTCCAAATCGGATATTCTTCGCCCCGTTCCCACCCGCCTCGTTCTCGTCGATCACAACGAGCTCACGCAGGCGGTTCCCGGCGCCGACGAAGTTATGATCACCGAGATCATCGATCACCACCGTCTCGGACCGCTCGCGACGCCCCAGCCAATCTTGTTTCTCAACGAACCGATCGGTTCAACGAGCACCATCGTCGCCGGGCTCTTCCGCTCATCCGGTCACACACCGGATCCCGACCTCGCCGGCCTCATGATGTCGGGCATTATTTCCGACACGCTCCTGCTCCAAAGTCCCACGTCTACGTCCAAGGACGCCCAGCTGCTGGACTGGTTGTCTTCGATCGCACAGGTGCAACCCAAGGAACTGGCCGAACTCATCTTCAGCTCGGGCTCGGTGATTCTGGCCAGCGCTCCCGCGAAGGTCGTGCGGTCCGATTTCAAGATCTACGAAGAGGACGGTGTGCAGTTCTCCGTCTCCCAAGTCGAAGAACTCGGATTTAATAACTTTTGGGCCAACGCGAAAAATCTCGCCGAAGCACTGACCGAACTCACGCACAGCGAGAATCTCGCCTTTGCCTGCCTGTTGGTCACCGACATCAACACCCAAAACTCGCTCATGTTGGTGAAGGGCGACCCTGAAGTCATCCGCCGCATCTCCTATTCGCACGTGGAGCAGGACCGGGTGTTCGATCTGCCGGGAGTCGTGAGCAGAAAGAAGCAACTCATTCCCTACCTCACGAGTTTGCTGAAGGAAATGACTGCGGAAGGCGTGCTGCCCTCGCCCGCCCGCAACCGCCACGGTTAA